A DNA window from Paramormyrops kingsleyae isolate MSU_618 chromosome 10, PKINGS_0.4, whole genome shotgun sequence contains the following coding sequences:
- the taf7 gene encoding transcription initiation factor TFIID subunit 7 translates to MTSKAKVGKVGSKNKDDAPYELESQFVLRLPQEYASTVRRMAQSSSMNIKDRLTIELHADGRHGIVRVDRVPLACKLVDLPCILESLKTVDKKTFYKTADVCQMLVCTVDGDLYPPLEEPTGTTDPKSKKKDKDKKFVWNHGITCPLKNTRKRRFRKTAKKKYIESPDVEKEVKRLLSTDAEAVSVRWEVIAEDETKEPDTHGSLANLDSSPGTSGHKLPHGSSVQRDELREMFNDISSSEDEEDEGDRHEDEDLNIMDTEDDLERQLQEKLNESDGTRDEGDSNSQIVMEYQMQINSVKTKLQETRARKKQQEDLIMKVENQALKNRFQAILNEIIHQEQREMEQLASLQEQLDSLIEK, encoded by the exons ATGACGTCCAAGGCGAAAG TTGGGAAGGTCGGATCCAAAAACAAGGACGATGCGCCATATGAGCTGGAGAGTCAGTTCGTACTGCGGCTGCCCCAG GAGTATGCTTCGACTGTCAGAAGAATGGCCCAGTCCAGTAGCATGAACATCAAAGACAGGCTCACTATAGAGTTGCATG CGGACGGTCGTCACGGCATCGTGAGAGTGGACCGCGTCCCGCTGGCCTGCAAGCTGGTCGACCTGCCTTGCATTCTAGAGTCTCTGAAAACAGTAGACAAGAAGACGTTCTACAAGACTGCTGACGTCTGCCAG ATGCTGGTCTGCACTGTAGATGGGGACCTGTACCcaccattagaagagcccactgGCACCACAGACCCCAAGAGCAAGAAGAAGGACAAAGACAAGAAGTTTGTGTGGAACCATGGCA TCACCTGCCCTTTAAAGAACACGAGGAAGAGAAGATTTCGGAAGACTGCAAAAAAAAAG TACATTGAGTCGCCAGATGTGGAGAAGGAGGTGAAGAGGCTTCTGAGCACAGATGCTGAGGCCGTCAGTGTCC GATGGGAGGTGATTGCAGAGGACGAGACCAAGGAGCCAGATACCCATGGCTCTCTGGCAAACCTGGACTCCTCGCCAGGGACCTCGGGGCACAAACTGCCCCACGGTTCCTCGG TGCAACGCGACGAGCTGCGTGAAATGTTCAATGACATCAGCAGCAGCGAAGACGAGGAGGACGAGGGGGACCGGCACGAGGATGAGGACCTCAACATAATGGACACCGAGGACGACCTGGAGCGACAGCTGCAGGAGAAGCTTAACGAGTCGGATGGCACCCGCGACGAGGGCGACAGCAACAGCCAGATCG TGATGGAGTACCAGATGCAGATCAACAGCGTGAAGACCAAGCTGCAGGAGACGCGTGCGCGCAAGAAGCAGCAGGAGGACCTGATCATGAAGGTGGAGAACCAGGCCTTGAAG AATCGCTTCCAGgccattttaaatgaaatcatCCACCAGGAGCAGCGTGAGATGGAGCAG CTGGCCTCGTTACAAGAGCAGCTGGACTCGCTGATCGAGAagtga
- the LOC111848125 gene encoding magnesium transporter NIPA2-like, translating to MDPSTAGHLDFYIGLCLAVGSSAFIGSSFILKKQGLLRLAQKGSTRAGQGGHAYLKESLWWAGLLSMGVGEAANFAAYAFAPATLVTPLGALSVLVSAVLSSYFLNERLNIHGKVGCLLCILGSTVVVLHAPQEEEVVSLSTLAEKLKEPGFIVFAVGVVASSLLLIFLVAPRYGQKNVLVYILICSAIGSLSVSCVKGLGIGIKQLFGGKAVLRDPLFWSLLVGLVLCISTQINYLNKALDIFNTSVVTPIYYVFFTTAVVACSAILFKEWLWMTLERAVGTVGGFLGIILGIFLLHAFKDVPFSWDTLPIFLRQGHQGVLWRQTYVALLQEDTPVDE from the exons ATGGACCCGAGTACCGCCGGCCACCTGGACTTCTACATCGGCCTATGTCTGGCCGTTGGTTCGAGCGCCTTCATCGGCAGCAGCTTCATCCTGAAGAAGCAGGGGCTACTGCGCCTAGCGCAGAAAGGCTCCACAAGAGCAG GACAGGGTGGACATGCTTATCTTAAGGAGTCCTTATGGTGGGCTGGGCTCCTTTCAA TGGGGGTGGGAGAAGCGGCCAATTTCGCTGCTTACGCCTTTGCCCCCGCCACCCTGGTGACGCCGCTGGGAGCCTTGAGTGTTTTGGTGAG TGCAGTGCTGTCCTCGTACTTCCTCAACGAGCGGCTGAACATTCACGGCAAGGTGGGCTGCTTGCTGTGCATCCTGGGCTCCACGGTCGTGGTCCTCCACGCCCcgcaggaggaggaggtggtgtCCCTGAGCACACTGGCTGAGAAGCTTAAGGAGCCAG GGTTCATTGTGTTTGCCGTGGGTGTCGTGGccagcagcctgctgctgaTCTTCTTGGTCGCCCCGCGCTACGGCCAGAAGAACGTGCTGGTGTACATCCTGATCTGCTCAGCCATCGGCTCGCTGTCCGTGTCGTGTGTAAAGGGCCTGGGCATCGGCATCAAGCAGCTGTTTGGGGGGAAGGCTGTGCTGAGAGACCCCCTGTTTTGGAGCTTGCTGGTGGGCCTGGTGCTTTGCATCAGCACACAGATAAACTATCTGAATAAGGCCCTGGACATCTTCAACACCTCCGTGGTGACACCCATCTACTACGTGTTCTTCACTACCGCCGTCGTGGCCTGCTCTGCCATCCTCTTCAAGGAGTGGTTGTGGATGACGCTGGAACGGGCCGTGGGAACCGTGGGTGGCTTTCTGGGCATCATCCTGGGCATCTTCCTTCTGCATGCCTTCAAGGATGTCCCGTTCTCCTGGGACACTCTGCCGATCTTCCTCCGCCAGGgccaccagggggtgctgtggcgCCAGACGTACGTTGCCCTGCTACAAGAGGACACACCAGTGGACGAGTGA